In a single window of the Gadus chalcogrammus isolate NIFS_2021 chromosome 20, NIFS_Gcha_1.0, whole genome shotgun sequence genome:
- the LOC130373191 gene encoding pituitary tumor-transforming gene 1 protein-interacting protein-like isoform X1 produces MSGMYRIPFLVLIFAMSGIRSGDSQTVDPPGVPCASKSNTTCEDCLKNVTCLWCMSTKECVDYPVRSILPKPSVCPLNNARWGLCWVNFQSLIITMSVLAGIIIIAILVCCFCCCKCEKIGNKRQDARAAQQERARKARKDERKSEMNVRHEEVRQKYGLTKGNPYSRMDEN; encoded by the exons ATGTCCGGAATGTATAGAATACCGTTTTTAGTTTTGATCTTCGCCATGAGCGGCATCAGAAGCGGTGACTCGCAGACCGTGGATCCTCCGGGAG TCCCTTGTGCCTCAAAGTCCAACACCACTTGTGAAGACTGCCTTAAGAATGTCACT TGTTTGTGGTGCATGTCAACGAAGGAATGTGTGGACTACCCTGTGAGAAGCATCCTGCCTAAACCCAGTGTGTGTCCATTAAATAATGCACGATGGGGTCTCTGCTGGG TCAACTTCCAGAGTCTGATCATTACCATGTCAGTGCTGGCAGGCATCATCATCATTGCCATCCTGGTTtgctgtttctgctgctgtaaATGTGAAAAAATCGG GAACAAGCGACAGGACGCAAGAGCGGCCCAACAGGAGCGCGCGAGGAAGGCCCGCAAGGATGAGAG AAAGTCTGAGATGAATGTGCGTCACGAAGAAGTCAGGCAGAAATATG